GCGACGAAAAACGGCGACGGCTACACTCTCAACGGTGAGAAGGTTGTGGTCTTCAACGGCGAGAACGCAGACACACTGGTCGTACTAGCTCGCACCTCTGGCGACCAATCTGATGAAGACGGTTTGTCACTGTTTGTCGTGGACGCGAATGCCGAGGGTGTTTCAAAGGTTTGTTACCCCATGATGGACGCGCAGCGCGTTGCAAACATCACGTTTGATAATGTGCAGTTGGATGCCGGTAGCCTCTTGGGTGCTGAGGGCGGTGCCGCTCCCGTCGTCCACGAAGTAGTCCGCGAGGCGTTGGTTGCGCTGGCATCCGAAGCCGTGGGCATCATGGGTACGTTGAATGCGAAGACGCTGGAGTACACAAAGACGCGAGAGCAGTTCGGTGTGGCAATTGGTTCGTTCCAGGCCTTACAACACCGAATGGTCGATGCCATGATGGCCTACGAGCAATCTAAGTCCTTGCTATTCAAAGCGCTCTGCGAATACAAAATCGATCCTGCTTCAGCTGAAGCAACGATCCACGCATTGAAGGTCCTTATCGATCGCAATAGTAAGCTGATCTATGGCGAAGCCATTCAGATGCACGGCGGTATGGGTATCACTGACGAGCTTGATATCGGTCACTACGCAAAGCGTCTTATGATGATTAACGCGACGCTTGGCGACGGTAGTTTCCACCGTAGCAAGTTCATCGAAACCACCTACGCGGCGGCATAGAGATGAAGATCGCTGGCAAGGTCTGTGTTGTAACGGGTGGCGCCAGCGGTATCGGCAAAGCGCTTGCAAGTCGTTTTGTTGCGGAGGGCGCGAGCGCTGTGGTCATAGCTGACCTTAACGGCGATGCGGTCTCTGCCGTTGCTTCTGAAATTGGCGCTCAATCCTTTGCGGTGGACGTGCGCGACGAGTCTGCCATAGCGGCCATGGTGGCAGCGGTAGAGTCTGAGCACGGTCAAATCGATCTGTTTTGTTCTAACGCCGGGATCATTGGCGTCGATGGTGAGCCTTGGTGGGCGACAGGTGCTGACAATGCGCTGTGGCAGCGCATGTGGGAAATCCATGTGATGTCCCACGTTTACGCTGCGCGAGCGTGCTTACCGTCTATGATTGCGCGTGGGGACGGATACTTTCTCAACACGGCCTCGGCGGCAGGGCTGTTAGCGCAGATAGGTTCGGCACCGTATTCGGTTACTAAGCACGCAGCGGTATCGTTTGCTGAGAGCCTCTCTATTACACACGGAGACGATGGCATTAAAGTCAGCTGTCTCTGCCCCCAAGCTGTGGATACAGCCATGACGGCTGGGACCGAAGGTGGCGGTGTGGCGGGCGTTGACGGCATGTTATCTGCCGATGCTGTGGCTGACGCCGTTGTGAGTGGACTCGATGCCGAGTCATTTTTGATTCTTCCTCATCCAGAGGTCGAGGATTACCGTCAAAATAAGGCCCGCAGCTACGATCGTTGGCTGGGTGGCATGCGAAAACTGAGACGTCTGTTCACGGATCCTGTCGGTCAGTAGACTGCTTGGCATGGACAAACAGTCCCGGCTAGCCCGCACCATTCTAAATGGCTTCACGGCCTATTTCGCAGAGTTTGAAAATATCACGCTCTCGGCCCGTACGCGTTTTGAAAACGCGGAATGGCGAGCTGCGCAAGAAGCGTCAATGCGTCGCATTGATATCTATAAGATCAAAGTGCTTGAGACGATCGACGTCGTTGAATACATCGCGGCGGATCGTTTGCACGATCTGGATTTTTGGGCAGAGACACGCGATATCTACGCACAGCTCGTGCGCGGCATGACCAATTTTGAAATTGCCGAGACGTATTACAACTCAATCTTTAACTCAGTATTCAAGCATCGCTGGATTCGCGACGACTATGCGTTCGTATTTTCACCTCAGGGTGACATGCCGCCTGTGGACGTGCGGCGCGTTCTTAATACGTATCGGACACGAGGGGAAATTCGTCAGGCAGTTGAAGCGATGCTGCTTGAGTATGCGATGTCATATCCCTATGAGGATTTTCAGCGAGAGCTTAATCGCGTTACTGAGGTCATGACTGAGGCGGTCGTTGATGCAGGTATCGATAAGCGGGCGGATATTGAACTTCATGCGTTAGAGCACCACTTCTTTCGAAACAAAGCGGCGTATATCGTGGGGCGCATAGCGGGGAAGGGGCTTCAGATTCCCTTTGTGATACCGATGCTGCATACCGAGAGTGACGAGACACCGGCAATATACCTCGACGCCTGTCTACTGGGCTCTGACATCATCTCGAAATTGTTCAGCTTCACCCGAACCTATTTTATGGTGGATGCGTCGATTCCTTCGCAGTATGTGTTGTTTTTGCAGCAGCTTATGCCCCGTAAAGCGGTATCTGAGATTTACAGTTGTATCGGCCATCACCGACACGGCAAAACCTACTACTACCGAACAGCGACCCGCCATATGCGCGCGACCGAGGACGCGTTTGTCCCCGCGCCGGGTATCAAGGGTATGGTGATGGCGGTGTTTACGCTGCCATCTTATGAATATGTGTTCAAAATCATAAAAGATCGATTTACCCCGCCGAAAGAAGTCACACACCAAGAAGTGCGTGATAAGTATCAGTTGGTAAAACGCTGGGACCGGGCTGGACGGATGGCGGATACGCAGGAATTCGCCAACTTGGTTTTTGATGCGTCTCGCTTCTCAGAAGAGTTGCTGGAGGAGCTCAACGCAACCTGTCCTTCGCAGTTCGAGATTAGCGGTCGGGCACTCATTATCAAGCACTGTTATGTTGAACGGCGCATGCAACCGCTGAACCTTTACTTAAAGGATGCGACGGACGAAGAAGTCGATGCGGTGATGTTCGACTACGGCAATGCGATCAAGGAATTAGCCGCTGCAAATATCTTCCCAGGTGACATGCTACTTAAGAACTTTGGCGTCACCCGGCACGGGCGGGTGGTCTTTTACGACTACGATGAAATTCAGCCGCTTTTGGAAGTGAATTTTCGAAAAATCCCGCCACCGCGAGACGATTACGAGGAGATGTCGAGCCGTCCTTGGTACACGGTTGGGCCGAATGACGTTTTCCCCGAGGAATTCCGGCTCTTTTTCTCCGGTAATGCGCGCGCGAGAAAGGCATTTGATCAGCTTCACAGCGACCTCTACGAAGCCTCGTTTTGGACCAATTTACAGGACAAGCTCCGCGATGGCTTTGTGGAGGATTTCTTTCCGTACTCTAGCAAGCTGCGTTTTCAGCGGTAGGCGATTTTTATATGGCTAATCTTCTTGTAATTAGACACGGTCAAGCGTCGTTCGGCGCCGAAAACTACGACCAACTCTCGCCTTTGGGGCAGCGTCAGGCAGACCTTACCGGTCAGTTCTTGGCAAAAATGGGTGTGACATTCAGTGCTGCCTACAGCGGTGACCTCTCCCGGCAGCGTGAAACGGGACAGCGCGTCATTGATCAGCTTGAGAAGCCCCCCCAACTCATTATCGACCCCCGATTTAATGAAGTGCAGACCGACGAGCAGATTGAGGTAATGATGCCACTGCTCAAGGAGCGTGATGCGCGTTTCGCAGACCTCGTTGCGGCGATGGACACAGACACAAAGTCATTTCAAAAGATCATTGAAACGGTCTTTAATTATTGGGTGAGTTCGGACTGTGATGTTTCCGGCATTCAAAGTTGGGCCGATTACAGCGAGGGTGTGGTCAGTGCGTTTGAGGGGGCTATGGCATCTGCTGCCTCTGGGACCGACACAGCGATTTTTACGTCGGGCGGTACCATCGCAACCATTGTCGGGCATGTCTTGAGGTTAACCTCTGACCGTGTCTACGAGTTTTACGAGCCGGTGTTTAACTGCTCCATTACCCGGATTATTTTTAATTCACGCAAGTGTTCACTCTCAACATTCAACGACGTAGGTCATTTGCAGCTGATGAGTGCTCAGTTAGAAGAGCGGTTGGTAACGTATCGATGACACAAATTTGGATTGTCAGGCATGGCGAGGCGGCGGCGAGTTGGGAGAAAGATCCTGACCCGGGACTTTCGGAGCTTGGACAACAGCAAGCCGAAAAAACAGCCCTCGCCTTGTTGGATATAGTGCCCGAAGGCGCGACGCTTCTATCGAGTCCACTAAAACGGGCTCAAGAGACGGCGGCAGCCTTTGCGCAAAAATACGGTGCGCAGGTCAGTATTGACTCGCGTTTCTCTGAGGTGCGCTCGCCTGTGCCTCTGAGTGGTCGGAAGCTGTGGTTACAAGAATTCATGCAGCAGGATTGGTCAGAGCAGACTCAAGACTTATGGGATTGGCGCCACGATATCGTCGCAGGGCTAAGGGGCTGTGAGGGCCCCACCGTCATTTTCTGCCATTTCTTGGTGATTAACGCCGTGATATCCGAGCTTCAAAACAAATCAGCCGTGCTACAAGTGTTCCCAGCGAACGCCTCTTATCATGAACTTGCTCTGAAAGATGGAACACTCTCGCTGGTACAGCTAGGCGAGCAAATGCAAACGCGGGTTAACTAGCCCGATCTCTTCGGATTCGCATCAAGCCCTCCTGGGCTGTTGATGCTATGAGTTTTCCGTCTCGACTCCACAGCGTGCCCCGGTTGTAGCCTCGACCGCCACCGGACCAGGGACTGTAGGTGTCATAGAGCACCCAATCCTGCATGCGAGGTACCTCGTGGAACCAAATGGCATGATCCAGTGAGGCTCCAATAAAGACTTTTTCAGGGCGCTCGTAGGGGAAAGCAGAAAAGGCCGTGCTGTATAGCGAAAAGTCAGAAATCATGGCTAGGGCCGCTTGCTGCGTTCGCACATTGTCCTCAAAGGGCCCGATGACGCGAAACCATGACTGACTCACCGGCTCTTGCGCTTGGGGTAGTCGCTCAGTGACGCGTTCCCGCTCAGTGCCAAAGAGGTCGAGCAGCGTTCGCGGCATATTATTGTCGCGCTCGGCATTGAGGGCTGCTGCCTCTTCCGGTGAAATGACGTCGGGCATCGATAAAGAATGAGACATGCCTTCTTCATGCACGTGATAAGAAATAGAGGTGTTAAAAATGGCCTCGCCCTTCTGCCTTGCTACGACGCGGCGTGTGCAAAAAGATCGACCATTTCGGATCGGGTCGACTTCGAGCTCAATTGGTACGTTGGCATCGCCTGCACGCAGGAAATAGCAGTGCATGGAGTGTGCCGTTAGGTGCTCCTCGACTGTCTCGTAGGCGGCAAGCAGGCACTGTGCGACCACCTGACCGCCAAAGAGGCGAAACTGCGGTTTTAAGCTATCGCCAATAAACCAGTAATCGCCAACGCGCTTGGGTGTCACCACGTCCAGGACCTCAGAAAAGGTCAATCTGGGGATTTCATTTGTACTCATTGTTACCTCGAGCTTTTTACTCTGGGCCGTTACCGCGGGCGGAGTCCAAAGAAAAAGACATTAAAAAAGTCATGGGCAGCAGACGTCACGTCGTCGAATCGTCGCCATTGGTCAATGTCCGCTGCTGCGTTTATGGCGCTCACTAAAAGAAATCGAGACACCAAGGTGTTTGGGGTTTCCATCGTACCCTCGGCTACACCCTGCGAAATGAGTTTATCAATTTTTGCGTGTGTCTCTTCGGAGCGATTGAGCACCTGACGTCGGATATCGCCAGGAAGCGCTGTGATTGTATTGTATCGGATGAGTGGCCCACTTTCAGAGTTCTGAAGGCCAAAGATGGCCAGGCAAATATCCCCTAATTTCTCAAGCGGCGGCGTCATCTTGTCGTCCTGCAGCGAGATGATGCTGTCGAACTGGTCTATGGTGAACTCATAGCACTGAGCGAGTAACGCTTCCTTGCTCGAGAAGTGATAATAGAAGGCACCTTTGGACACGTCTAAGGACTCGGCAATGTCGTCGAGTGACGTGCCGTTGAACCCTTTGCGATTGAAATGACGTATCCCCGCGCGCAGAAACGCCTCTTGTTTCATGCGGTTTTGCGCTTCTCGATTGAAGCCTTGGCTCGCGGTGCTTGTTGCCCGAGGGCGAACGTTGCCCAGCGAAAAACCGGCCTCATGGGGAACGAGACCATTGGAGAAGAGCGTTCTGACAACTTGTGTTGCCTGTTTTGCGTCGCGCTCTGGCATTTCGTAAAGCCAGTAAAAAGACCAATCCAATGCAGTTAATAAGGCGCGTGTCGCACTGGTCGTGTGGCAGTCACGAATAACGCCCTTGGCAATTCCGTCGCGCAAATAACCTCTGAAACGCTTAAACACCCTTAGGTAATCCAGCTCAAGCTCTGTTCGTTGCTCGGTTGGCAATACGGCGAGTTCTAGGGGCGCCGCGTAGTAATCTCCGCGTCCGGCGAGCGAGTCCAAACTTATCTCAATATGCCGTTCCATAGCGCGAATGACACGCTCGAGGGGGTCGTCTGTTTCCTGCTCTACCTCGTCTAACGAGCGGTGCAGTCGCTCCATGGCGCTGACATAGCACTGATAGATCAAATCTTCTTTTGTTTTGACGTAGTAGTAGAGACTTGTTTTGGTAAGTCCCAAGCGATTTGCAACATCCGCAAGCGTCGTTGACCGAGCCCCTTTGGTGTTAAAGAGCTTTGCAGCGCGTGACAAAATAGCAGCACGCTTTGCTGAGTGTTGAGCGCCACGACTGAAGGGCGATCCAGTACCCGTTTTGTTTGGAATTGCAGAATCTGGCATCGGACTCGGTTTGGGCTCTTAATGTTGTTTGACGCCGAGGGACATTCCCGGCGTTCGAATATTTGAACTTTAAGTATTTTTTTTGAACCTGTCCATCCAGACGGACCGACTCGTGACACAATAAGCATTGAAAAGAAGGAGAGAGCAGATGGCAGATTCGATTCGCTTTACTATTGATGGCTCCTTAGCTGAGCTGACACTCGCTGCACCCGAGCGTCGCAATGCAATTGGCTCACAGGAAATTCAAGCGGTGAAGGCGGCTCTATCCTCCATTCCAGAGAGCTGCCGGCTTTTCGTGATTCGCTCCGAGGGCCCGGTATTTTGTGCCGGCGCCAATTTAAAAGAAATAACAGACGGCACCATGAACGGTGATGACTTTCAGTCCATGACGAATGCCATCGCAGAGCTTCCGATTCCGACTCTCGCGATTGTCGAGGCGGATGTTTTTGGCGGCGGAGCTGAGCTTTTATTCAGTTGTGATTTTCGTCTCGCGGTTGAAGGCAAGAAACTTATGATTCCGGCTGCGGCCGTTGGCTTGTGCTACCCGGTAGAGGGTATTCAGCGAAT
The Candidatus Paraluminiphilus aquimaris genome window above contains:
- a CDS encoding acyl-CoA dehydrogenase family protein — translated: MNFDYTEEQQMVRDSIARFVQDDYDWDTRRAIVSSDEGMSRSNWQTMAELGWLSIPFSEADGGFGGNIVDLSVVMEEMGKGLVVEPFFPTVVLFGGLVARAGDEAQRASILESVIGGETLGAFAYVERQSRFAIADCKTSATKNGDGYTLNGEKVVVFNGENADTLVVLARTSGDQSDEDGLSLFVVDANAEGVSKVCYPMMDAQRVANITFDNVQLDAGSLLGAEGGAAPVVHEVVREALVALASEAVGIMGTLNAKTLEYTKTREQFGVAIGSFQALQHRMVDAMMAYEQSKSLLFKALCEYKIDPASAEATIHALKVLIDRNSKLIYGEAIQMHGGMGITDELDIGHYAKRLMMINATLGDGSFHRSKFIETTYAAA
- a CDS encoding SDR family oxidoreductase, which produces MKIAGKVCVVTGGASGIGKALASRFVAEGASAVVIADLNGDAVSAVASEIGAQSFAVDVRDESAIAAMVAAVESEHGQIDLFCSNAGIIGVDGEPWWATGADNALWQRMWEIHVMSHVYAARACLPSMIARGDGYFLNTASAAGLLAQIGSAPYSVTKHAAVSFAESLSITHGDDGIKVSCLCPQAVDTAMTAGTEGGGVAGVDGMLSADAVADAVVSGLDAESFLILPHPEVEDYRQNKARSYDRWLGGMRKLRRLFTDPVGQ
- the aceK gene encoding bifunctional isocitrate dehydrogenase kinase/phosphatase: MDKQSRLARTILNGFTAYFAEFENITLSARTRFENAEWRAAQEASMRRIDIYKIKVLETIDVVEYIAADRLHDLDFWAETRDIYAQLVRGMTNFEIAETYYNSIFNSVFKHRWIRDDYAFVFSPQGDMPPVDVRRVLNTYRTRGEIRQAVEAMLLEYAMSYPYEDFQRELNRVTEVMTEAVVDAGIDKRADIELHALEHHFFRNKAAYIVGRIAGKGLQIPFVIPMLHTESDETPAIYLDACLLGSDIISKLFSFTRTYFMVDASIPSQYVLFLQQLMPRKAVSEIYSCIGHHRHGKTYYYRTATRHMRATEDAFVPAPGIKGMVMAVFTLPSYEYVFKIIKDRFTPPKEVTHQEVRDKYQLVKRWDRAGRMADTQEFANLVFDASRFSEELLEELNATCPSQFEISGRALIIKHCYVERRMQPLNLYLKDATDEEVDAVMFDYGNAIKELAAANIFPGDMLLKNFGVTRHGRVVFYDYDEIQPLLEVNFRKIPPPRDDYEEMSSRPWYTVGPNDVFPEEFRLFFSGNARARKAFDQLHSDLYEASFWTNLQDKLRDGFVEDFFPYSSKLRFQR
- a CDS encoding histidine phosphatase family protein yields the protein MANLLVIRHGQASFGAENYDQLSPLGQRQADLTGQFLAKMGVTFSAAYSGDLSRQRETGQRVIDQLEKPPQLIIDPRFNEVQTDEQIEVMMPLLKERDARFADLVAAMDTDTKSFQKIIETVFNYWVSSDCDVSGIQSWADYSEGVVSAFEGAMASAASGTDTAIFTSGGTIATIVGHVLRLTSDRVYEFYEPVFNCSITRIIFNSRKCSLSTFNDVGHLQLMSAQLEERLVTYR
- a CDS encoding histidine phosphatase family protein gives rise to the protein MTQIWIVRHGEAAASWEKDPDPGLSELGQQQAEKTALALLDIVPEGATLLSSPLKRAQETAAAFAQKYGAQVSIDSRFSEVRSPVPLSGRKLWLQEFMQQDWSEQTQDLWDWRHDIVAGLRGCEGPTVIFCHFLVINAVISELQNKSAVLQVFPANASYHELALKDGTLSLVQLGEQMQTRVN
- a CDS encoding acyl-CoA thioesterase, which codes for MSTNEIPRLTFSEVLDVVTPKRVGDYWFIGDSLKPQFRLFGGQVVAQCLLAAYETVEEHLTAHSMHCYFLRAGDANVPIELEVDPIRNGRSFCTRRVVARQKGEAIFNTSISYHVHEEGMSHSLSMPDVISPEEAAALNAERDNNMPRTLLDLFGTERERVTERLPQAQEPVSQSWFRVIGPFEDNVRTQQAALAMISDFSLYSTAFSAFPYERPEKVFIGASLDHAIWFHEVPRMQDWVLYDTYSPWSGGGRGYNRGTLWSRDGKLIASTAQEGLMRIRRDRAS
- a CDS encoding TetR/AcrR family transcriptional regulator, with amino-acid sequence MPDSAIPNKTGTGSPFSRGAQHSAKRAAILSRAAKLFNTKGARSTTLADVANRLGLTKTSLYYYVKTKEDLIYQCYVSAMERLHRSLDEVEQETDDPLERVIRAMERHIEISLDSLAGRGDYYAAPLELAVLPTEQRTELELDYLRVFKRFRGYLRDGIAKGVIRDCHTTSATRALLTALDWSFYWLYEMPERDAKQATQVVRTLFSNGLVPHEAGFSLGNVRPRATSTASQGFNREAQNRMKQEAFLRAGIRHFNRKGFNGTSLDDIAESLDVSKGAFYYHFSSKEALLAQCYEFTIDQFDSIISLQDDKMTPPLEKLGDICLAIFGLQNSESGPLIRYNTITALPGDIRRQVLNRSEETHAKIDKLISQGVAEGTMETPNTLVSRFLLVSAINAAADIDQWRRFDDVTSAAHDFFNVFFFGLRPR
- a CDS encoding enoyl-CoA hydratase/isomerase family protein, whose product is MADSIRFTIDGSLAELTLAAPERRNAIGSQEIQAVKAALSSIPESCRLFVIRSEGPVFCAGANLKEITDGTMNGDDFQSMTNAIAELPIPTLAIVEADVFGGGAELLFSCDFRLAVEGKKLMIPAAAVGLCYPVEGIQRMTQRLGSTLVRRLLLTTEPVLFKTLFDYGAIDWLVTEASVGARSAAVINKLTGLAPMSLSAMLRIIKMVETNTFDRSEAQLLADECSASEDLQEGLRAQREKRAPVFKRR